In the genome of Felis catus isolate Fca126 chromosome E1, F.catus_Fca126_mat1.0, whole genome shotgun sequence, the window TTTTCGCTGAGGCACTGATATACCAAGCAGACAAGCACCACTCAGGGTTGCCagattaagcaaataaaaacacaggatgTTAGACTGGAATTTCAGATAATGGATACATTTTTAGTATAACTATGCCCTGTGAAATAATTTGGTTTATCTGAAATACGATTTAGATGGGTGTCCTGTGTTTAATCTGACACTCCTAACCACCTTCACtcttctctgctcctggccctagactctgcttcctcctctcccattTTCCATCGGTCACCTCCTGAGTTGGTCTCCTAGTGAGTCCAGAGTCAGATAGACTATGTGCTGTCCAGGAGGGATCAGCCTAGTCATTTGGAGGATGGGTATCCCAACTTAGGGCCAGGTTTTGGGACATGTGTGCAGCATGAGGTGCCGCTTTCTGTCCAACCAGGCAGGAAGAAAGGTCTTGTGTTCCAATGCCAAAAGGGACAGGAGAACATCAGGCCCTCGGGAGACTTCCAGGTTTCTGCCTGGTGTCTCACAATGTCCCTGGGGCCCAGAGATGATGTCCCTGCAATTTGGCTCCTCCCACACCTCACCTTatcctcctttcccttttccagtTCCTGTCCCATCTACTCACATCCCACAAATGTGCCTGGAGCTCTTGGACCCAGACATCCTCTTTCTGAGCTCACACTTAGTTAGCCCTTTGCCTAAAACGCCCTGCCCACATTCTTCATCCACCAAcacctccccatttcccttcctctgtcccagcctgggcccctgctctgggctcccaAAGAACCCTCAGCAAACCTCCTTCATCACCTTTTCCACACTTGATTGATTCTGCCTGTTACTTGTATGTCTCTCCCATAAAAGTATGGGCTGACAAGGACCTGGTTCTTCATTGGTGTCCCCAGTGCCTACCAGCATGCCTGTAGCAACTGGATGCTCATTAGATATGTGCCAAGTGAACAGCAGACTCTATTCTGAATTTTTACTGCCCCTTAAATCCTTGTTTGTGTTCCTCAGGGAGTACCCAGTTCCAGCTTCCCCTGGCCCAATACATACACCTGGACATATCACACTTCAAGGCTGAGTGGATTTTTCAGCACATTTCATTAAAGCATTAAAGAAAACCTATCTGGAAAATCTCAGCCCTCAACTTACCTGTCCCTACACCTTCCATATGCCCAGACAAGGAAGGCCCCAGGTGTCCTGGCCTGAGCCAAAGACCTGGGCTGGACCCTCTTGCCTTCATCTGGTGCCTTCTAGCTTCAGGCGCTACTCCAGGCCTGGACAGTTGCTTCAGGTCAGGTTGTTCCTCACTCCATGCCCTCTTCTGCACACAGTCTTCTGTGCCTTCTGGAACCATCTTCTTCGCTGGCATCACGTGCCCCTTATCAGGTCATTTATTGCCTGCATTGTTAGGGCTTGAGGGAACGAATAAAGAAAACTGCGCTGTCTGcccccagtgcccccccccccccaggtagaGGCCCCCAAGCCTAAGAAACCCTCCACCTGGATACGTAGAGTGAGCAAAGCACAGATGGATGGCATGTTCTTTCTGTAAGGGGGTAAGTGGGTCTGGGGCCCTCCACTGGGTAGTGCCTGGGAGGGTGACGTGTTGGGATGTCTTGGGCATTACAtgaaaagcagaggagagggacaaaggTTGGAAGGAGGCCCAAAGGACAGTGCCCCCGGATCCCCAGGTTAGGACGTAAACAGCCCCATCTGCTGCAGGTGCTCAGGTATGAGAGTACTGGGGGCAGGCAAGGCTGAGAGGGGGAGTCTCTTCAGATGCTGCTGTAAAAAGGAGCTCTTTCACAGACACCTGTGTAGTGCTAGGAAGTGTCTCTGAGAGAAGGTAGGCAGACAGGACAGTAATTTTCTGACTCAGTAGTTTAGAGGGAACACTCCGTGACTTGGGCTTTCAGCTCCAAAgcatcagccccccccccccccagccctcaaCCTGGAGCCCCAGCCCCGCTCCTGGGACAGGTGAGACCTCCAGGGATCGGCAGGCAGACCTGGGCACAGAGGACCCTGCAGGAAGTTTGGGAGAGGCCCCCCTTGTTCTTGTTTGCAGCCCTTTGTCTGCGATCGGTGGTTTGGTCTTAGAAGCCTCAGAGAACTAAGCCACTGATTAAGCCCTCCGCCGGCAACCCGGCAGACAGCTAGCTGACTGCTGAGGGCCCTTGTAGCCTATGATTCCTGCTCTTCAGGCTGCCTTGGGACCTGGGTGCTGGGAAGGATCTGGACACTAAGGTCCACCCTTAGCTCTGGGCCTTTTTTTAGTGTCCTAATGGAACTAGCACCCCAGAGTAGGGCCCTCAGAGAACTTGGTGGCTAACTTGTTGCTCGGAAGCAGGGGTCTTaagtctctgctcctggcccacCCTACGTGGGGGCTCTCCCTGCAGGTACCTGAAGGAATTCCGCACGGAGCAGTGCCCACTCTTTGTGCAACACAAATGCACTCAGCACCGACCCTACACCTGCTTCCACTGGCACTTCGTGAACCAGCGACGTCGCCGGTCCATCCGCCGTCGGGACGGCACCTTCAACTACAGCCCCGACGTCTACTGCACCAAGTACGACGAGGCTACGGGCCTCTGCCCGGAGGGCGACGAGTGAGTGTCCCCCGCCTCTTTCCCcctcagccctccccccaccccccgcctgccCTCAGAGGAGCCTCATGTCTCCTGGGTCAGACGCCCTCAGAATAGGCCAGGCAGAGTCTGAGAAGCCAGCCATTAGGCTGCTTCTGGGGAGACTGCTGCATCGTGGCACACCTTCCTGTGGCCTGGACCTGGGCTCAGACCTTGCCATCCCCTGGGGGAGGCCTCTTCTTTACCCACTTTTCAGAAACCCTACACAGGCTTCTCTTCTGCTAAGCAGAAGTATAGAAAGGGCAAACCTGAGGACCTCACAGCGGGAACGCTTGTTGACCCTGCTTGTTTGAACCTTGCAGAGGCGGTAACGGGAAGCACTGTCGGGGGTCTATGGGTACAAATCACTGAACTGCCCCTGCACTTCTCCCAGAGGTCCAGGTCTTGTTCCCCCTCCTCCGGCCCCGGCCTAATATAGCACTGGGGCAGGAGAGGGTGTGCCCATGCTGTGAGCAAACTGTTTCTCTGTGGACCTCTGCGGATCCAGCCAGCACTTGCTGTCCCAGGAGTGTTCCCCCTCTGGAACTTCATTCAAGTCAGCCCAGGGCCCTGACCGTACTCAGTCTTTGGGAGGACTTGCTGAGCAGGCTGAAGTGGGAATTCTGGGCCCTGAGGGCTACAGCATCCAACAGATGGTGGGACGGTGGTTCTGTTACGTCAGCAGAGCTCACTGCTGCTGGCCTCCTCAACCTGCTATCCGTGCACCACctgggtggtggggaagggcagggactgATCTCCCAGGCTGTAGGGGCAAAGGTGagtgagccccctccccccaacgtTTCAGGTGCCCATTCCTGCACAGGACCACAGGGGACACTGAGCGCAGGTACCACTTGCGTTACTACAAAACTGGAATCTGTATCCACGAGACAGACTCAAAAGGCAACTGCACCAAAAACGGCCTGCACTGCGCTTTCGCCCACGGGCCCCATGACCTCCGCTCCCCTGTCTACGACATCAGGTGGGCTGATAGctgtgggctggggtgggggcctggCTGGAGGCCTGGCTGCTGACCCAATGAGTCCCACAGatggagggcagggctggcacTCTGCTCTTCCCCTCATGCCTCGTCCCTGCTCGCCTTTCCTCCCAGAGAGCTCCAGGCCATGGAGGCCTTGCAGAACGGCCAGACCACAGTAGAGGGCAGCATAGAGGGCCAGACGGCTGGGGCTGCAAGCCACGCCATGATAGAAAAAATCCTCAGTGAGGAGCCTCGGTGGCAAGGTAAAGATGGTCCCACAAGTGGCCATGCCTCCTCctgtcctctcttttctcctgcccATAGTTGCCCTAAGGATTTGGCCCACTACCGCCCTTTTAGCCCACCTTATATCCAGCCACAGTCCAGTCACTTGGGGGCACTTCTGGGGAGTTTCCCTGGATAGACCTTGCCTTCCTCTCATCACTTCAGTGCTCCCCAAATTCTTCAGGGGACTTTCCCATGTGTGTACttatgaatatttacatatacatacacacgtgtTCTTGACCCTCCTGAGAGTGCCCTTTTTTACCCTGTGTGCTGTATCTCCAGTAAGGGATGGTTCTTACCTCTCTCCTGGGTCCCAGTCTTGGTGTTGGCACATGAGGAGGTGGCCTGAGCTCCTGGACCCCTTCCCATGtggcttctccttccccttctgctACATCTGCCtgacccctgcctctggctccctgTGTAGAAACTGCCTATGTGCTGGGGAACTATAAGACGGAGCCGTGCAAGAAGCCCCCGCGGTTGTGCCGCCAGGGTTATGCCTGTCCCTACTACCACAACAGCAAGGACCGGCGGCGGAGCCCCCGGAAACACAAATACAGGTCCTTTGGCCCAAGCAGGCCAGccatgggagggaggggtggcaggGAAGGGATCATGGCGGGAGCTGCTTCCACTGTGTTCACAGCGAGGCAGGGAGACCGGCCCTAGGGATTACAGAATCGCAGGACCCAGGTACAAAGGGAGGGAATAGTGAGGACAGCTGAATGATGGCGAGTCCACTGGGATCCTCTTTTGCCACGAAATGAGGTACTTGGGTCAGATGATCTCTAAGGCCCCTCCAGTTCTGATTCTGAGGGGTGATTGCTGGGGATAAGCCATGGTCTGGAGAGTATGGTTCTGGCTATAGCCTGGCTCTCCTGGGGCTGCAGAATACCTGACACGAGGACCCAGCAGAAGGGGACCAAACAGTGTTCTTGCTGATATGGCCATACTGCTCCAGAGAAGCAGAGCCTGGCTTCTGGCCCCAGTAAGGTTCTCACTCTGGagttcctcttttctctttgtgaGCCTGGCCCTgtgaagcagggagaccagagagGAGCCTTTAACAGGCATCTAGTTGGCATTCCCCAGAtcccagtgtctccctctctggcatCACTCTGACCCCACCATCTCCTTGGACCAGGTCATCTCCATGTCCGAACGTGAAACACGGGGATGAGTGGGGAGACCCCGGCAAGTGTGAGAATGGAGATGCCTGCCAGTACTGCCACACCCGCACGGAGCAGCAGTTCCACCCGGAGGTGTGCCTTGGAGCAGGGGCTGGGCCCTTTGAGAGCTGTGGGTGGCTTAACATACCCTCTTTGGGAagccaggaaaaaggaaaagaaggtctGGGCAGATGTGGGCAGATATCACGCTGACACCATCCAGGCCTCCCTAGGCAGTGCTTGAGGAGCCCTGAATCCTAATTGGGTAACTTGCCTTGTTCTGAGCCCACGGTCACCAAGCAGCCCCCTTGCTCCCAATTTTGTTTATTGCCCTCACCCCGGGCCCCCTGTCAGGGAGCGGCATGGACTGGGCATAGTTACCTGGCCATTCTGGACTTGGCATCACTCATGGTGCTTAGACTCCAATGAcctcaagatttaaaaaaataagaaagcccCTTCCAGCTGATGTGTTTCAGATCAGAGTCTCTGGTACCGGCAACCCAGCCCACTGGCCCCATGGTGTAGCCTTGAGCCATGTCAGTGTGCCAGGATCTGGAATAGGGTACATAGAGGCACATGCTGTCCCTGCCCATGGGTTCATGGAGGCATAGACATATGGGCAGAGGCCACCTTGTACGGGTTGCAGACAGCAAGGTGGAAAGTTAGATGTAGATCCCAACCCAGGGTACACGTAGGTAGAGGGATGCTGCCTCTGATCTTGGCTCCCTTAATGTCCCAAGAGACATTCGGAGGTCACAGCCCTGGCCAAGACCCTGAGTGGGGAAGCAGCATAGAGAAGATCCCTTTGTGAGGGCCTAAGCAGGGCTGGTTGAACCTGTGACcccagaagggggggggggctgtccttAGCATGAGGGTGGTTGTATCTGCTTCAGGAGTTTGAGTAAGAAGTCAGTAGGGAAAGAGTTAGGGAAGTGGCGTGgaatggggaggagaaaagagattaCTAAGCTAACCCTCCCATGTTGAAGGCACCCATGCCtgcctgtccctctctgcctAAGCCTGATGTGCCTCTGCTCTGCCCTCCAGATCTATAAATCCACCAAGTGCAACGACATGCAGCAGTCGGGCAGCTGTCCCCGAGGACCTTTCTGCGCCTTTGCCCACGTAGAACGTATGCTGTTCCAATTCCCctctccaccctctcctcccctcacgCTCTGCTCaggctcagtcagaggagtggCCTCTCATCTGCCAGCCAGCAACAGGCTCTGTCCTTGCTGGAGGTTCCAGTCCCCCTTGCACACACACCCCGGAACTGGCCTTAAAGCCCTGGAGCTTCCAAGGTCGTGAGACAGAGTAGGACCAGGTCCCTGGTCGGGCACTCACAATCACAGGCAGAATGAAGCACCCTTCCAGAGCCAACTAGGCAGATCTCAGCAGCCACCCCATGCCCCATCCATGGCAGACATCCCTAATTGAACATGGCACTCTGTCCTGCTGAGAGCAGGGCTGTCTGATCAAAATGTAATGCAGCCCTTCTTGTGTCATTTTAGATCTTCTAGtaaccatgttaaaaaaaaaaaggcaaaagaaataggTTAAATTAATGTTAACATCCCTTTACTTAACCCAGtgtaaaatatcatttcaaaaataattactgtaaaaaatcaagatattttactttttttttttttttggtccaaactaagtctttgaaatctgttgTGTAATTGAATAACTGCAGCACATTTCAGTTCAGCCCTGTTGTGAGTGCTtgctagccacatgtggctcatAGCTACTGGATAGCGAGGTGCTCAGTTCTCGCACGGCAGTCTAGACCGCCAATACCCATCTTAGAGCTGGAGCTCAAGTCGGAACCCTTGTCAACCACAAACCGCTGCTCTGGTTGTCCTTAACGTCTTCTCAGGCTCAGGCCTTATCTCTGAGATTAGGGTCAAAAATAAGCTGAGGGCCCTAGGAAGGGGAATATTCTTGGCACAAAGATCGTCGCCAGCCATGGGCAACTGGGACCACCTATTGAGGCAACACAGGGAAATAATTAATGGCTCAGGCTTTGGAGTAGCGCAGATCAGGGTACAAATCCCAACTCAGCTCTGTCACCTGGGGAGATTACttctatgagcctcagtttccttatctgtgaaacgGAGACTCTGAtgttatttctgttatttcttctcGTCATTGTGAAGATTCACGGTGAATAcaaagtgcttggcacaaagCAAGCACGCAGTACACAGTATTAATAGAAATAAGGGAGGAGCTTTCCCTTTATATACGGAGGGTGCATGGTCTCCTTTGAAAAAGATCCCAATGTGTGTTTGGAGGGACAGAGTTGGCAAGGAGCCTGCTGACAGCCTGACTCTGTCTCTTGCAGAGCCACCCCTCAGTGACGACCTGCAACCTTCCTCAACTGTGTCCAGCCCCACTCAGCCGGGTCCTGTCTTGTACATGCCATCTGCTGCCGGAGACTCCGTGCCCGTGAGCCCCTCCAGCCCGCATGCCCCTGACCTCAGCGCCGTACGTGCCTATCCAGGGAGTGGGTGGGCACCATGCCTAGCCAGGAGTCAACACCTGCCTCTAATGCTCCCAGTGCCCTCTCAGCCTGTGCTTGGAGGAGGGGGCCCTGGTATTTTGCCTCAGGCCAAGGAGTTCTGCCCTTTCTGCCCCAGGGTTTTTCTATCAAAAATCTAGTGGTGGGTGGGGTCCCCAGAGCCTGTGTTGGTCAGCCTGGGTAGAGCTGGTAGAAGGGACAAAAGCCTTCGGTCACAGTTCCCCCATAACTTCCTCACGGAGACTACCCTGCGTGGTAGTTGCTGCCCACTGGCAGTTGAAAATAGAACTGAGCCCCTTGCTGAAGAATCTCCCTctgtggaggggacagaggatgggcCATGGCCTAGCCCACATTTTGCCCACCAAGCCactccctttcttctctgcagCTCCTCTGTAGAAACAGCAACCTAGGCAGCCCATCTAACCTCTGTGGCTCCCCCCCGGGCTCCATCAGGAAGCCCCCGAACCTGGAAGGCATTGTCTTCCCTGGGGAGTCTGGCCTTGCCCCTGGCAGCTATAAGAAGGCTCCTGGCTTTGAGAGGGAAGACCAGGTGGGAGCCGAGTACCTGAAAAATTTCAAATGCCAGGTAAGGGACGCAAGGGGAAGTCCAGTGAGGTTAGCCTTCTGCAGGGGGCAGGAGAAGCCCTGGAGAGCTGTCCTGGCCTGGCTGTGGGGAACATGACTGGGAGCTGGGAAGCCCCTGTCCTCAGCCTCTTTGACCCTGAGCAGAGTGAGGGAGcccatcccattttacagatggaaacagGAAAGTTAGCGTGGCCAGGCACCTGACCCTCTCACAGCCCCAGTTAATAGAGGAGCAGGGACTCCACCCTCGGTCTCCTGTCCCACCATCTGGTCTTTTCCCTGCCTTATGCTGCCTTGATAGAGTGGCAGGGCCTTGGGGAACAGGCAAGAGTGTCCCTCACTGGACTTATCTGAGGCTTGGAGTCACCAGGGAGGAGGGAAACAGTTCCCCTGGTTCCTAGAGTAGGGAAtggagtaggggtggggagggagagcagggtatgtgtgtggagggggaCTGTGTGACAGGTGCCTGCAGCCTCAGTGGGCCATGGCAGGTGGATGCTTGGGAAGACTCCTGTACTCAGGGGCCCTTCCTAGCACCACATGAATCCCGTGCTCCCTGACTTTTCTTTCTTAGGCCAAGTTAAAATCCCACTCACTAGAGCCCAGGAGCCAAGAGCAGCCTCTGCTTCAGCCCAAACAGGTATACAGCTCtcagcccccttcctccccttctggaACCCCTGCTGTTAACAGGATAGGCCCAGAACCCCAGGCTTTGGAGAAGGGGGCCGCTGCTTTCCCCATAACCTGAGGGCCGAACTAAGGTGGGGCCCCAGCCCTAAATCCAGAGAGGTAGGGGTTAGGCCCTGCAATCCCTTACCTCCTGGACTCACTCATGAGTTagtcaaaaaaatatttcttgagcgtCTGTCTATACTGTGTCAGGCGCTGTACTCACTTCTGCCTTCCCCTACTGCAGGACTCTAGGGTGAGTGGGCCCTGCAGCCTGTAAGCCACAGCTGTCCCAACTCCAGCCTTGCAGCAAGGTGTTGGGTGGGTGGGGTCCCATCTGAGCTTGGGGGCAACCGGATGAGCCCTGGTTTGCACCatttccctccagcccctggccgTGGCTTCCATGAGCGGGCATCCCATTGTctctcctcctcattctctcGTTGCAGGACATGCTGGGCATCCTTCCCGTGGGCAGCCCCCTGACCTCAAGCATCTCTTCTAGTATCACCTCCAGCCTGGCAGCTACGCCCCCTAGCCCTGCTGGCACCAGCAGCGTCCCTGGCATGAATGCAAATGCTCTGCCCTTCTATCCCACCAGCGACACGGTAGAGTCAGTCATAGGTAATTAGGCCATTTCTATTGCCAAGATCTGGACTGGGTCTGGAGTCAGAGAAACTAGCTCTTGAGTGAGATCCAAACCAGGGTGCTTGTCACTGTAGACATTTACCTTGGGAGAGTCAGAAGGTGGGCACTCTGAGCCCTTTGACCTAAAGGGAAAATGAGCCCAGGGTGTAGGGCCCTTATAGTTATAGCCCTTATAGCAAATTAGCTATTTCTCTGTTGTGGAAATTAGGAAGAGCCGCCTCTTCCCTTGGACCAATGCAGCCTCATTCCACGATATAGGTCCCTTGGCCCTCATACTCTCACTAGGTACCCTTATGTCGCAGACAACCTACACAACTGCCCTTCTCTGTCAGCAGCCCTTTATGGGTGGCACTTTGTGGCAGGTCGTGTTTCAGGCACCAGGCTGGCAGAGATGCAGATAGGGTGTTCCTGCCCTCGAGGAGGGACATTGTTCCCAGCCTCCCAGTCTAGTTCAGCAGAGGGCAGTGGGTGTttgttaagcacctactgtgcaTTAGCCACTGAGGGCCCAAAGATCTGTTTCCTGCCCTTGAGAGCTCAAGGGTGAGACATACAAGCTGTAACATCAGGAGAGGTATCAGAAGGCTTTGGAAGAGAGCCATCTGAGCCGGACATGGCAAGGCACACAGCACAGGGTGTCCATGTTGGCTAAGGAGCAGCCCGACAGGCAGAGGCTTGAGAGCCTGGGTCTAGTGGGGCCGAGCATGAATAGGAGGCAGTAGAGGTGGGTCCTGGAGATGAGGCCTGGAACCTCAGGGTTCTGTGGCCCCTTGGGAGGCAAGGAGGTTTATGTACCAatctctgtgtccccagagtCTGCCCTGGATGACCTGGACCTGAATGAGTTTGGGGTGGCTGCCCTAGAGAAGACTTTTGATAACAGCACGGTGCCCCACCCAGGCAGCATCACAATTGGTACTGGGTAGTGGGTGGGCAGCGCATGAGGGAGGGCTCCTAGGGGTCCAGCCTGGCCCGGGCTGGGCAGGCGAGCCTTCCCCTGCTTACGTGGCTCTGTGTAGCTTGCCCCGCCTTCACTGGGCCCTCTGGGGCCTCTCTTCCAGGTGGCAGTTTGCTGCAGAGCTCTGCACCCGTGAATATCCCTGGCTCCTTGGGCAGTTCTGCTTCCTTCCACTCAGCATCCCCGTCCCCTCCTGTCAGCCTCTCCTCGCATTTCCTGCAGCAGCCCCAGGGCCACCTGAGCCAGTCCGAAAACACATTTTTGGGGACCTCAGCATCACATGGATCTTTGGGTAAGAGGGGGTGTGTCTCTCCGAGACCTGGGGCAGCAGGGTCTGGGCTTTTAGAAGTGCTTTTGGCCACTTTGTCCATAGCCAGAGGCAGTGCAGAGTAGAGGTTGGAGCAGGGACTCAGAGCTTGGAGGTGGGTCAGGTCCCTGTCTCACGTTTCCCTTAGCTGGGTACACCTGGACAAGGTGGCTTAGCCTCTTTTAGTTTCCTGTGCTTTAAAGTTTGTAGAAATAATGGCATCCTCCTCCTCATAAGGAAGGTGCAAggcttaaatgaaataatgtgaggGAAAGAGACGAAGGGAGAAGTCTGCACAGGCTTGCCCCAGGCTCAAGGTGGCCTTCCTAGAAGAAGAGGCACCAGGCAGACCCGGCTGTGACCCCAAAGGCTGCTGAACATGAGAACCGGAATGGGATGGACGGGGGGGTTCTAGAGGGCACATCACATGACAGTGGCTAGAAGCAGGGCCTGGCGAGCTGCAGGCTCCACCGTGGGCAGGGTACCCTCTTGTGGGCAGGCTGGCATGAGTGTTTACTGAGGTAATGCGTAAAACAGCACAGTGCCCAGCTCGCTGCCTCTCAAACAGCAGCTGCTGCTcttagtgccccccccccccccagcagctgTTCGAGAAGATCAAGAAATAACCTCTCCTGAGGGTGCTGGGCTTCCTGGTCACACTGAGTCTGAGCCTGTGAGCCAACCTTTGACATTCTGACCAGAGATCAGGGCAACACGTTGATCTCTAAGCATCTTTCCAGTTTTGAAGGTGGCTGTTCCATTTTATGTTGGCTCTGTTAGCTTCAGATGCTTTGTGTCACATTTGTCTGGCTTGTTCATATTCTGGAAGCATCTTGACTGTACCCCTTTTTGCCACACACTCTTTCATTCCTTTCATTCCTCTCCGTGTAGTTATCAAGCAGGGTTTTATAGAGTGTGAGCTCAACAGTCCCTCCTGCCACAGAGCCGTGGTCTAGTCAGAGAGGCAGACCTTCATG includes:
- the UNK gene encoding RING finger protein unkempt homolog isoform X2; translation: MYLKEFRTEQCPLFVQHKCTQHRPYTCFHWHFVNQRRRRSIRRRDGTFNYSPDVYCTKYDEATGLCPEGDECPFLHRTTGDTERRYHLRYYKTGICIHETDSKGNCTKNGLHCAFAHGPHDLRSPVYDIRELQAMEALQNGQTTVEGSIEGQTAGAASHAMIEKILSEEPRWQETAYVLGNYKTEPCKKPPRLCRQGYACPYYHNSKDRRRSPRKHKYRSSPCPNVKHGDEWGDPGKCENGDACQYCHTRTEQQFHPEIYKSTKCNDMQQSGSCPRGPFCAFAHVEQPPLSDDLQPSSTVSSPTQPGPVLYMPSAAGDSVPVSPSSPHAPDLSALLCRNSNLGSPSNLCGSPPGSIRKPPNLEGIVFPGESGLAPGSYKKAPGFEREDQVGAEYLKNFKCQAKLKSHSLEPRSQEQPLLQPKQDMLGILPVGSPLTSSISSSITSSLAATPPSPAGTSSVPGMNANALPFYPTSDTVESVIESALDDLDLNEFGVAALEKTFDNSTVPHPGSITIGGSLLQSSAPVNIPGSLGSSASFHSASPSPPVSLSSHFLQQPQGHLSQSENTFLGTSASHGSLGLNGMNSSIWEHFASGSFSPGTSPAFLSGPGAAELARLRQELEEANSTIKQWEESWKQAKQACDAWKKEAEEAGERASAAGAECELAREQRDALEEQVKKLQEELERLHSGPDPQALPTFSDLEALSLSTLYSLQKQLRAHLEQVDKAVFHMQSVKCLKCQEQNRAVLPCQHAVLCELCAEGSECPVCQPGRAHALQS
- the UNK gene encoding RING finger protein unkempt homolog isoform X4, whose product is MSKGPGPGGSAASSAPPAATAQVLQAQPEKPQHYTYLKEFRTEQCPLFVQHKCTQHRPYTCFHWHFVNQRRRRSIRRRDGTFNYSPDVYCTKYDEATGLCPEGDECPFLHRTTGDTERRYHLRYYKTGICIHETDSKGNCTKNGLHCAFAHGPHDLRSPVYDIRELQAMEALQNGQTTVEGSIEGQTAGAASHAMIEKILSEEPRWQETAYVLGNYKTEPCKKPPRLCRQGYACPYYHNSKDRRRSPRKHKYRSSPCPNVKHGDEWGDPGKCENGDACQYCHTRTEQQFHPEIYKSTKCNDMQQSGSCPRGPFCAFAHVEQPPLSDDLQPSSTVSSPTQPGPVLYMPSAAGDSVPVSPSSPHAPDLSALLCRNSNLGSPSNLCGSPPGSIRKPPNLEGIVFPGESGLAPGSYKKAPGFEREDQVGAEYLKNFKCQAKLKSHSLEPRSQEQPLLQPKQDMLGILPVGSPLTSSISSSITSSLAATPPSPAGTSSVPGMNANALPFYPTSDTVESVIESALDDLDLNEFGVAALEKTFDNSTVPHPGSITIGGSLLQSSAPVNIPGSLGSSASFHSASPSPPVSLSSHFLQQPQGHLSQSENTFLGTSASHGSLGLNGMNSSIWEHFASGSFSPGTSPAFLSGPGAAELARLRQELEEANSTIKQWEESWKQAKQACDAWKKEAEEAGERASAAGAECELAREQRDALEEQVKKLQEELERLHSGPDPQALPTFSDLEALSLSTLYSLQKQLRAHLEQVDKAVFHMQSVKCLKCQEQNRAVLPCQHAVLCELCAEGSECPVCQPGRAHALQS
- the UNK gene encoding RING finger protein unkempt homolog isoform X3; protein product: MSKGPGPGGSAASSAPPAATAQVLQAQPEKPQHYTYLKEFRTEQCPLFVQHKCTQHRPYTCFHWHFVNQRRRRSIRRRDGTFNYSPDVYCTKYDEATGLCPEGDECPFLHRTTGDTERRYHLRYYKTGICIHETDSKGNCTKNGLHCAFAHGPHDLRSPVYDIRELQAMEALQNGQTTVEGSIEGQTAGAASHAMIEKILSEEPRWQETAYVLGNYKTEPCKKPPRLCRQGYACPYYHNSKDRRRSPRKHKYRSSPCPNVKHGDEWGDPGKCENGDACQYCHTRTEQQFHPEIYKSTKCNDMQQSGSCPRGPFCAFAHVEQPPLSDDLQPSSTVSSPTQPGPVLYMPSAAGDSVPVSPSSPHAPDLSAAKLKSHSLEPRSQEQPLLQPKQDMLGILPVGSPLTSSISSSITSSLAATPPSPAGTSSVPGMNANALPFYPTSDTVESVIESALDDLDLNEFGVAALEKTFDNSTVPHPGSITIGGSLLQSSAPVNIPGSLGSSASFHSASPSPPVSLSSHFLQQPQGHLSQSENTFLGTSASHGSLGLNGMNSSIWEHFASGSFSPGTSPAFLSGPGAAELARLRQELEEANSTIKQWEESWKQAKQACDAWKKEAEEAGERASAAGAECELAREQRDALEEQVKKLQEELERLHSGPDPQALPTFSDLEALSLSTLYSLQKQLRAHLEQVDKAVFHMQSVKCLKCQEQNRAVLPCQHAVLCELCAEGSECPVCQPGRAHALQS
- the UNK gene encoding RING finger protein unkempt homolog isoform X1 — encoded protein: MLNILCRFTPACHLKIPAWATEYLRRKFGYLKEFRTEQCPLFVQHKCTQHRPYTCFHWHFVNQRRRRSIRRRDGTFNYSPDVYCTKYDEATGLCPEGDECPFLHRTTGDTERRYHLRYYKTGICIHETDSKGNCTKNGLHCAFAHGPHDLRSPVYDIRELQAMEALQNGQTTVEGSIEGQTAGAASHAMIEKILSEEPRWQETAYVLGNYKTEPCKKPPRLCRQGYACPYYHNSKDRRRSPRKHKYRSSPCPNVKHGDEWGDPGKCENGDACQYCHTRTEQQFHPEIYKSTKCNDMQQSGSCPRGPFCAFAHVEQPPLSDDLQPSSTVSSPTQPGPVLYMPSAAGDSVPVSPSSPHAPDLSALLCRNSNLGSPSNLCGSPPGSIRKPPNLEGIVFPGESGLAPGSYKKAPGFEREDQVGAEYLKNFKCQAKLKSHSLEPRSQEQPLLQPKQDMLGILPVGSPLTSSISSSITSSLAATPPSPAGTSSVPGMNANALPFYPTSDTVESVIESALDDLDLNEFGVAALEKTFDNSTVPHPGSITIGGSLLQSSAPVNIPGSLGSSASFHSASPSPPVSLSSHFLQQPQGHLSQSENTFLGTSASHGSLGLNGMNSSIWEHFASGSFSPGTSPAFLSGPGAAELARLRQELEEANSTIKQWEESWKQAKQACDAWKKEAEEAGERASAAGAECELAREQRDALEEQVKKLQEELERLHSGPDPQALPTFSDLEALSLSTLYSLQKQLRAHLEQVDKAVFHMQSVKCLKCQEQNRAVLPCQHAVLCELCAEGSECPVCQPGRAHALQS